A genomic region of Conger conger chromosome 6, fConCon1.1, whole genome shotgun sequence contains the following coding sequences:
- the ctcf gene encoding transcriptional repressor CTCF isoform X2, whose protein sequence is MAFVTSGELVRHRRYKHTHEKPFKCSMCDYASVEVSKLKRHIRSHTGERPFQCSLCSYASRDTYKLKRHMRTHSGEKPYECYICHARFTQSGTMKMHILQKHTENVAKFHCPHCDTVIARKSDLGVHLRKQHSYIEQGRKCRYCEAVFHERYALIQHQKSHKNEKRFKCDQCDYACRQERHMVMHRRTHTGEKPYACSHCEKTFRQKQLLDMHFRRYHDPNFVPTSFVCTKCGKTFTRRNTMARHAEHCTGPDAEGENGTVPRKTRVGRKRKMRSRKDDDDSDEHGEPDLDDIDEEDEEALLATTEMELEQAPPTTPVPAPMPPPVKRKRGRPPGKANQPKPAPPAAIIRVEDESTGVVEDIIVKKEPELEPEAAAEEEEEVQAEEVGEETEVETVQLPPVEAAPNGDLTPEMILSMMDR, encoded by the exons ATGGCCTTTGTGACCAGCGGAGAGCTGGTCCGACATCGCCGCTACAAGCACACCCACGAGAAGCCCTTCAAGTGCTCCATGTGCGACTACGCCAGTGTGGAG GTGAGTAAGCTAAAGAGGCACATCCGCTCCCACACGGGCGAGCGGCCGTTCCAGTGCAGCCTGTGCAGCTACGCCAGCAGAGACACCTACAAGCTCAAGAGACACATGAGGACTCACTCAG ggGAGAAGCCGTACGAGTGCTACATCTGCCACGCCCGCTTCACCCAGAGCGGCACCATGAAGATGCACATCCTGCAGAAGCACACGGAGAACGTGGCCAAGTTCCACTGCCCCCACTGCGACACGGTCATCGCCCGCAAGAGCGACCTGG GGGTGCACTTGAGGAAGCAGCACTCGTACATCGAGCAGGGCAGGAAGTGCCGTTACTGCGAGGCCGTGTTCCATGAGCGCTACGCCCTGATCCAGCACCAGAAGTCCCACAAGAACGAGAAGCGCTTCAAGTGCGACCAGTGCGACTACGCCTGCCGACAG GAGCGCCACATGGTGATGCACCGGCGCACCCACACGGGGGAGAAGCCTTACGCCTGCAGCCACTGTGAGAAGACCTTCCGCCAGAAGCAGCTGCTGGACATGCACTTCCGCCGCTACCACGACCCCAACTTCGTGCCCACCTCCTTCGTGTGCACCAAGTGCGGCAAGACCTTCACCCGCAGG AACACCATGGCTCGGCACGCGGAGCACTGCACCGGGCCCGACGCGGAGGGAGAGAACGGCACCGTGCCCCGCAAGACCAgggtggggaggaagaggaagatgcgCTCCAGGAAGGACGATGACGACAGTG ACGAGCACGGCGAGCCTGACCTGGACGACATCgatgaggaggacgaggaggcgCTCCTGGCCACCACCGAGATGGAGCTGGAGCAGGCCCCGCCCACAACACCCGTCCCCGCCCCCATGCCCCCGCCCGTCAAGAGGAAACGGGGCCGACCGCCCGGCAAGGCCAACCAGCCCAAACCCGCCCCCC cGGCGGCCATCATCCGGGTGGAGGACGAGAGCACGGGCGTGGTGGAGGACATCATCGTGAAGAAGGAGCCGGAGCTGGAGCCCGAGGCggcggcggaggaggaggaggaggtgcaggccgaggaggtgggggaggagacGGAGGTGGAGACGGTGCAGCTCCCGCCCGTGGAGGCGGCGCCCAACGGCGACCTGACGCCCGAGATGATCCTCAGCATGATGGACCGGTGA
- the ctcf gene encoding transcriptional repressor CTCF isoform X1: MEGEPTDAVVDEGGDAFKAKECKTYQRRREGGPEEEEVEEVGADLLQQAQAAVAAAMEAGGVAEEQQQPPGEVGVVSVDGGVGMMVMDSLDPALLQMKAEVMETGVAVGQVTAHEATVTTVDDTQIITLQVVNMEEQQLGLGELQLVQVPVSAVPVSTAVVEELQGTFVDATAMPKDGEPVICHTLPLPEGFQVVKVGANGEVETVEQDELQPQEPPEPQNEDSSWAKDPDYHPPIKKTKKPKKSKLRYDTEEGKDMDVSVYDFEEEQQEGLLSEVNAEKVVGNMKPPKPTKIKKKGVKKTFQCELCSYTCPRRSNLDRHMKSHTDERPHKCHLCGRAFRTVTLLRNHLNTHTGTRPHKCGDCDMAFVTSGELVRHRRYKHTHEKPFKCSMCDYASVEVSKLKRHIRSHTGERPFQCSLCSYASRDTYKLKRHMRTHSGEKPYECYICHARFTQSGTMKMHILQKHTENVAKFHCPHCDTVIARKSDLGVHLRKQHSYIEQGRKCRYCEAVFHERYALIQHQKSHKNEKRFKCDQCDYACRQERHMVMHRRTHTGEKPYACSHCEKTFRQKQLLDMHFRRYHDPNFVPTSFVCTKCGKTFTRRNTMARHAEHCTGPDAEGENGTVPRKTRVGRKRKMRSRKDDDDSDEHGEPDLDDIDEEDEEALLATTEMELEQAPPTTPVPAPMPPPVKRKRGRPPGKANQPKPAPPAAIIRVEDESTGVVEDIIVKKEPELEPEAAAEEEEEVQAEEVGEETEVETVQLPPVEAAPNGDLTPEMILSMMDR; the protein is encoded by the exons ATGGAGGGCGAGCCGACGGACGCGGTTGTGGACGAGGGGGGCGACGCCTTCAAGGCCAAAGAGTGCAAGACGTACCAGCGGCGGCGCGAGGGCGggcccgaggaggaggaggtggaggaggtgggggccGACCTCCTGCAGCAGGCCCAGGCGGCCGTCGCCGCGGCGATGGAGGCGGGCGGAGTGGccgaggagcagcagcagcccccGGGCGAAGTGGGCGTGGTCAGCGTGGACGGAGGGGTGGGGATGATGGTGATGGACAGTCTGGACCCCGCCCTGCTGCAGATGAAGGCGGAGGTGATGGAGACGGGGGTGGCGGTGGGGCAGGTCACGGCCCACGAGGCCACCGTCACCACGGTGGACGACACGCAGATCATCACGCTGCAGGTGGTCAACAtggaggagcagcagctggGCCTGGGCGAGCTGCAGCTGGTGCAGGTGCCCGTCTCCGCCGTGCCCGTGTCCACCGCCGtggtggaggagctgcagggCACCTTCGTCGACGCCACGGCCATGCCCAAGGACGGGGAGCCCGTCATCTGCcacaccctgcccctccctgaGGGCTTCCAG GTGGTGAAGGTGGGCGCTAACGGGGAGGTGGAGACCGTGGAGCAGGACGAGCTGCAGCCACAGGAGCCCCCCGAGCCCCAGAATGAGGACTCCTCCTGGGCCAAAGACCCCGACTACCACCCGCCCATCAAGAAGACCAAGAAGCCCAAGAAAAGCAAGCTGCGCTACGACACGGAGGAGGGCAAGGACATGGACGTGTCCGTCTACGACTTcgaggaggagcagcaggagggccTGCTGAGCGAGGTCAACGCCGAGAAGGTGGTGGGCAACATGAAGCCGCCCAAGCCCACCAAGATCAAGAAGAAAG GTGTGAAGAAGACATTCCAGTGCGAGCTGTGCAGCTACACGTGTCCGCGCCGCTCCAACCTGGACCGCCACATGAAGAGTCACACGGACGAGAGGCCACACAAGTGCCACCTGTGTGGCCGCGCCTTCAGGACCGTCACCCTGCTGAGGAACCACctgaacacgcacacag GAACCAGGCCACACAAGTGCGGAGACTGCGACATGGCCTTTGTGACCAGCGGAGAGCTGGTCCGACATCGCCGCTACAAGCACACCCACGAGAAGCCCTTCAAGTGCTCCATGTGCGACTACGCCAGTGTGGAG GTGAGTAAGCTAAAGAGGCACATCCGCTCCCACACGGGCGAGCGGCCGTTCCAGTGCAGCCTGTGCAGCTACGCCAGCAGAGACACCTACAAGCTCAAGAGACACATGAGGACTCACTCAG ggGAGAAGCCGTACGAGTGCTACATCTGCCACGCCCGCTTCACCCAGAGCGGCACCATGAAGATGCACATCCTGCAGAAGCACACGGAGAACGTGGCCAAGTTCCACTGCCCCCACTGCGACACGGTCATCGCCCGCAAGAGCGACCTGG GGGTGCACTTGAGGAAGCAGCACTCGTACATCGAGCAGGGCAGGAAGTGCCGTTACTGCGAGGCCGTGTTCCATGAGCGCTACGCCCTGATCCAGCACCAGAAGTCCCACAAGAACGAGAAGCGCTTCAAGTGCGACCAGTGCGACTACGCCTGCCGACAG GAGCGCCACATGGTGATGCACCGGCGCACCCACACGGGGGAGAAGCCTTACGCCTGCAGCCACTGTGAGAAGACCTTCCGCCAGAAGCAGCTGCTGGACATGCACTTCCGCCGCTACCACGACCCCAACTTCGTGCCCACCTCCTTCGTGTGCACCAAGTGCGGCAAGACCTTCACCCGCAGG AACACCATGGCTCGGCACGCGGAGCACTGCACCGGGCCCGACGCGGAGGGAGAGAACGGCACCGTGCCCCGCAAGACCAgggtggggaggaagaggaagatgcgCTCCAGGAAGGACGATGACGACAGTG ACGAGCACGGCGAGCCTGACCTGGACGACATCgatgaggaggacgaggaggcgCTCCTGGCCACCACCGAGATGGAGCTGGAGCAGGCCCCGCCCACAACACCCGTCCCCGCCCCCATGCCCCCGCCCGTCAAGAGGAAACGGGGCCGACCGCCCGGCAAGGCCAACCAGCCCAAACCCGCCCCCC cGGCGGCCATCATCCGGGTGGAGGACGAGAGCACGGGCGTGGTGGAGGACATCATCGTGAAGAAGGAGCCGGAGCTGGAGCCCGAGGCggcggcggaggaggaggaggaggtgcaggccgaggaggtgggggaggagacGGAGGTGGAGACGGTGCAGCTCCCGCCCGTGGAGGCGGCGCCCAACGGCGACCTGACGCCCGAGATGATCCTCAGCATGATGGACCGGTGA